One part of the Brevundimonas subvibrioides ATCC 15264 genome encodes these proteins:
- a CDS encoding DUF938 domain-containing protein, translating into MQTLDPITAAAPTGAMASPAVARNTDPILAVLKAHLPADGRVLEIASGSGEHAVAFARALPRTTWTPSDPSPEARASIAAWAAEAALPNLNPVLDLDAARPDAWPPVDVQAIVCINMIHISPWPATEGLMAGAARVLPDPGGLLVLYGPFREADVPLAPSNEAFDASLKSRDPAWGLREVEAVVALARTHGLHLTRRADMPANNLMLLFRRVG; encoded by the coding sequence GTGCAGACGCTCGATCCCATCACCGCCGCCGCCCCCACGGGCGCCATGGCCTCGCCCGCCGTGGCCCGGAACACCGACCCGATTCTGGCGGTGCTGAAGGCGCACCTGCCCGCCGACGGGCGCGTGCTCGAGATCGCCTCCGGCTCCGGCGAGCACGCCGTGGCCTTCGCTCGGGCCCTGCCCCGGACGACCTGGACGCCCAGCGACCCCTCGCCCGAGGCCCGGGCCAGCATCGCCGCCTGGGCCGCCGAGGCCGCCCTGCCCAACCTGAACCCGGTGCTGGACCTCGATGCCGCCCGCCCCGACGCCTGGCCCCCGGTCGACGTCCAGGCCATCGTCTGCATCAACATGATCCACATCAGCCCGTGGCCGGCGACCGAGGGGCTGATGGCCGGGGCCGCCCGCGTCCTGCCCGATCCCGGCGGGCTGCTGGTCCTGTACGGCCCGTTCCGCGAGGCCGACGTCCCGCTGGCCCCGTCCAACGAAGCCTTCGACGCCAGCCTGAAATCCCGCGACCCCGCCTGGGGTCTGCGCGAGGTCGAGGCCGTGGTCGCCCTGGCCCGGACGCACGGCCTGCACCTGACCCGCCGCGCGGACATGCCCGCCAACAACCTGATGCTGCTGTTCCGCCGCGTCGGCTGA